tatCATTTTAAACTtctttatgaatattataacaCAACTTTCAGATATGGTGAGGCAGTAGGCTAAGTCGACATCCTCCAAATAGTTCTGGTGCAGAGCCAGAGCCTCCATGGCACCCGTCGTCAGCCAGAAACATCTTGACAGCTTTAAAATGCGCAGATTGTTACAAAACAGTATGACAGGTTGTAAGCATTTTGATGTTACATTTTTACACTGGCTCAGGTTTAAGCTGACGAGTTCGGAGTTGCCTTTCAGTAATGGAATAATTTGAGCGTCGGTGAGGGTTGTGCATCTACTCAAGTTCAAATGCTTCAACTTCGTACATGAAGTTACGAATACCTAAAACGAAAGGTCGTATTATAtgttgttgtaacttgtaaccagATCAAACTCATGACACAGAACTTACATTGAATGTTTCCGATGAGAATTCTTTATTCTGCAGTTTCAGGGATTTGAGTTTAGACAAATATATGTATACGATTTGTAAGCAAGCTTTGGAGACGCATCGGAAGTTGAAGCACTCGCGAATATCGAGGTACGGAAGAACATGTGCTACTAAGATATCTTCCCAGTATAAGTCAAATATATGTGTATTTCTTCCTCTGTTCATAATTTGCTTctattaatttgtttattagaattattttggtaagtaaaatttatttacattttcatccTTGTCAATGTCAGGATAGTGAAAGtcaatgtcaaatgtcaatgtcacaAAGGCATCTCTTTTTAAAATAGCGATACGGCATTGGTACTGAATCTTTTTCGGTGACGCGTCAAAATGGccgtaaaatatatattttcgtaAATGTTTAGAAAACAATTAAACTCAGGCGCTTATTGTGCtttttttctcattgttttGTTAATTCTGTTTTTTTGTGCGCGATTATTTGTTGCAATGTGGTGTAACGTGTATGTGtgtgttaaataaatttttattattatattttttttttgaaactatttttctaaaatctaaccgccgtactcagagatatttaattacgattaatctttaatttaatggagagtttgacagataatggctgcgttccagatgacattaattttgaccaaaattctcaaaacgtccccttctgccgttccctttggcgaccggggtcgttttgatcgcggctatgacgtcactcatgacgtcatcattttcgctcaaaacgacccttgacgaagatgggtcaaagtgggcgtcctagttttttttttttaattttaacgtaactatatcgcgaaagccatgttcggaaagttttcaggagagagtagagacaaaaaaactttatattatttaattacaaatatgtaatatttaaattacttaaataaattaaataacatttaatgaaatattttgattggaaaataaattgttttaaatgaaaggtcaaatgatttcttataaaatataataattaatactacttACTCGAACTTGACTAAACATttatgcggtattgttacccaacgtttatatgtatattgtgacaatagtcaatattcaaagtatgtggttttgttattaaaatatgattcaatgtgaaaactcaaatataataaaagtttaactatattaaaatatgattacttaagtaaaaaaatgtaatactaaaaacgaaacaaatataatattatgtattttatttgtaaaataaatgtaactataaacaataaaattacttttatttacgacttgaagaaaaggataatatccaagttcggttcaatttacctatgtataaaaaaaaattatagttctttttttaaacttttctcaaaacgctcaaaacgatccataatccgttccacttgggtttgtatcactgacgctcacatgctagtggaacgggaaaaactacggtcttgagcgtgagtgttactaacgtcatctggaacgcggggaatgtatggggcttaacacagcaaaatttgacagcccgctcttaaacgctaaaattcatttatcgcgcgggaaccgtacatttttcagcaaaatcggtttagcggcttaagcgtgaagaggtaacagacagacagacggacagacagacacactttcgcataatctatacatacatataaataaacttggagtgtctgtttgtaataataaataaccgttttttactacatgcatatgaatatttagacggtacttacaccaaaataacaatttttagaattttgtctgtctgtatgtctgtctgtttgttccggctaatctccgaaatggctggaccgattttgacgggacttttattggcagatagctgatgtaataaggagtaacttaagctactttttaaccgactttcaaaaaggaggaggacatatttttacttttttattttttacctatgtattttacattttgttgacgcggacgaagtcgcgggtaacagctagtatattataatatt
This genomic window from Aricia agestis chromosome 17, ilAriAges1.1, whole genome shotgun sequence contains:
- the LOC121735288 gene encoding F-box/LRR-repeat protein 15, with product MNRGRNTHIFDLYWEDILVAHVLPYLDIRECFNFRCVSKACLQIVYIYLSKLKSLKLQNKEFSSETFNVFVTSCTKLKHLNLSRCTTLTDAQIIPLLKGNSELVSLNLSQCKNVTSKCLQPVILFCNNLRILKLSRCFWLTTGAMEALALHQNYLEDVDLAYCLTISESCVIIFIKKFKMIKILNLEGNKQITDKCLYSLSKHSKSLKLLNLGGCCEITDRGVRSLARHCPSLEGLVIKGCTKVTESSLHLLRNRVHIDRRPVDPVPLPVFVQI